The proteins below come from a single Xyrauchen texanus isolate HMW12.3.18 chromosome 1, RBS_HiC_50CHRs, whole genome shotgun sequence genomic window:
- the LOC127655743 gene encoding SIN3-HDAC complex-associated factor-like gives MFGFHKSKIYRSNDGCCICKTKSSSSRFTDSSRYEENFRLCFGLSEDRVGDICNACVLLVKRWKKLPHGSKKNWNHVVDARAGPGFKLTKPKKVKNSDGKKKSKLKKLHKFKRQNSDAHSTTSSMSPSQSPSHSNQSDDGSDIETKQRRPNPSGFSFLDLSYWKRQKVCCGIVYKGRFGEVIIDPRLFKPCCNAKKRPPLASSSDSPISQTLPLPVSEDMKEAW, from the exons ATGTTCGGCTTTCATAAATCGAAGATTTACCGCAGTAATGACGGTTGTTGTATTTGCAAAACGAAGTCTTCCAGTTCTCGATTCACAGACAGCAGCAGATACGAGGAGAACTTCAGACTCTGCTTTGG TTTGTCTGAAGACAGAGTTGGAGATATTTGCAATGCTTGTGTTCTGCTGGTAAAACGCTGGAAGAAATTGCCACACGGGTCAAAGAAGAACTGGAACCAT GTGGTGGATGCAAGAGCGGGACCTGGTTTCAAGCTCACCAAACCTAAGAAAGTGAAAAACAGTGATGGAAAGAAAAAAAGTAAACTGAAAAAGCTTCATAAATTTAAACGACAAA ATTCAGATGCCCACAGCACCACATCCAGTATGTCTCCCTCTCAGTCTCCCAGCCACAGTAATCAGTCTGACGATGGATCAGACATTGAAACCAAACAGAGACGTCCTAACCCATCTGGGTTCTCCTTTCTTGACCTGTCCTACTGGAAAAG GCAAAAGGTGTGCTGTGGGATTGTCTACAAAGGGCGTTTTGGTGAGGTGATCATTGATCCTCGTCTCTTCAAGCCCTGCTGTAACGCCAAGAAGCGTCCTCCTCTGGCATCCTCCTCAGACTCCCCGATCTCTCAAACACTTCCGTTGCCTGTTTCAGAGGACATGAAGGAGGCGTGGTGA